A single region of the Brachypodium distachyon strain Bd21 chromosome 3, Brachypodium_distachyon_v3.0, whole genome shotgun sequence genome encodes:
- the LOC100822245 gene encoding scarecrow-like protein 6 — protein sequence MRGMPFAGESHAGIQLLLLQQQQQGVLAGGGKVSSGGALWEPTSVLDLRHSPSPSPPVSSASTLSSSEVAALAGGDAKNVSPTPQQAWPGGGGGEDAAGVKEEWAHQLAPLDNMGLAPCDDWDDAAAAPPSGPDSSFLRWIIAGGEDGGVLMDPPVLELDHATSMMSSPAAAAFGPPNLSSSFAPAMEDTKPQQPFGHGPGFLLHHPQPHAAFFGSHPSFDSPPAATKRHHPMAAAPPPKLPPYPSHHLAPASGGGGFVLKQPKAAAASQDEAAAMAAVEQLAEAAKLAEAGDAHGAREILARLNYRLPAAPAAGNTPPLLRSAFYFKEALRLALSTTPAGGEAYYSPTPPASTPYDVVLKLGAYKAFSEASPVLPFAHLTCVQAVLDELGDRGCVHVLDFDIGMGEQWASLMQELASSSQRRTSAAAALKVTALVSPATHHPLELQLIHENLSSFAADLGVLFQFSAFNVETLDPADLVSIVAGAGDEALAVHLPVGAAHAASTPAVLRLVKRLGAKVVVAVDRGGDRAELPFAAHLFQAFQSAVFLLESIDAVLGSADPDTAGRVERFLVQPAVEQCVVARHRDRASPGMMPWRAVFAAAGFAPAQASSFAESQAESLLHKVPVRGFRVERRAPGSLCLYWQRAELVSVSAWRC from the coding sequence ATGAGAGGAATGCCCTTTGCGGGAGAGAGCCACGCGGGGAtacagctgctgctgctgcaacaacaacaacagggggttctcgccggcggcgggaaggtaagcagcggcggcgccctctGGGAGCCGACGTCTGTGCTGGACCTCCGGCACAGCCCAAGCCCGAGCCCGCCCGTATCTTCGGCTTCCACGCTGTCGTCGTCCGAAGTGGCtgccctcgccggcggcgacgccaaGAACGTCTCCCCGACGCCGCAGCAGGCAtggcctggcggcggcggcggggaggacgCCGCGGGGGTTAAGGAGGAGTGGGCGCACCAGCTCGCGCCGCTCGACAACATGGGCCTCGCCCCCTGCGACGACTGggacgacgccgccgccgcgccgccctccggCCCCGACAGCTCGTTCCTCCGCTGGATCattgccggcggcgaggacggtGGCGTCCTCATGGATCCGCCCGTCCTGGAGCTCGACCACGCCACGTCCATGATGTCCTCGCCCGCCGCTGCGGCGTTCGGGCCGCCCAACCTGTCGTCGTCCTtcgcgccggccatggaggacACGAAGCCGCAGCAGCCTTTCGGCCACGGCCCTGGTTTCCTTCTTCACCACCCCCAGCCACACGCGGCCTTCTTCGGCTCGCACCCGTCCTTCGACTCGCCGCCAGCGGCCACGAAGCGGCACCACCCgatggccgccgcgccgccgccgaagctgCCTCCTTACCCATCCCACCACCTCGccccggcgagcggcggcggggggttCGTCCTGAAGCAGCCcaaggcggcagcggcgtctcaggacgaggcggcggccatggccgcggtGGAACAGCTAGCCGAGGCGGCCAAGCTGGCCGAGGCCGGCGACGCCCACGGCGCACGCGAGATATTGGCGCGGCTCAATTATCggctccccgccgccccagCGGCCGGGAATACGCCACCCCTCCTCCGATCCGCCTTCTACTTCAAGGAGGCGCTGCGCCTCGCGCTCTCCACcacccccgccggcggcgaggcgtaCTACTCCCCCACGCCACCGGCGTCCACGCCCTACGACGTGGTGCTCAAGCTCGGCGCCTACAAGGCCTTCTCCGAGGCCTCCCCCGTGTTGCCGTTCGCGCACCTCACCTGCGTCCAGGCCGTGCTGGACGAGCTCGGCGACAGGGGGTGCGTCCACGTGCTCGACTTCGACATCGGCATGGGCGAGCAGTGGGCGTCGCTGATGCAGGAGCTCGCTTCTTCGTCACAGCGTCGCACGTCGGCAGCCGCGGCGCTGAAGGTCACCGCATTGGTCTCGCCAGCGACGCACCACCCGCTCGAGCTGCAGCTCATCCACGAGAACCTCTCCAGCTTCGCCGCCGACCTCGGCGTGCTCTTCCAGTTCTCCGCCTTCAACGTCGAAACCCTCGACCCGGCCGACCTCGTCTCcatcgtcgccggcgccggagacgaagccCTCGCCGTCCACCTCCCTGTCGGTGCGGCCCACGCGGCATCCACGCCGGCCGTCCTCCGCCTCGTGAAGCGCCTCGGCGCCAAGGTCGTGGTCGCGGTGgaccgcggcggcgaccgcgcGGAGCTGCCCTTCGCGGCGCACCTGTTCCAGGCGTTCCAGTcggccgtcttcctcctggaGTCCATCGACGCCGTGCTCGGAAGCGCGGACCCGGACACGGCTGGGAGGGTCGAGCGGTTCCTGGTCCAGCCGGCCGTGGAGCAGTGCGTGGTGGCGCGGCACCGCGACAGGGCCTCGCCGGGGATGATGCCGTGGCGGGCGGTgttcgcggcggccgggttcgcgccggcgcaggcgagcTCGTTCGCGGAGTCGCAGGCGGAGTCGCTGCTGCACAAGGTGCCCGTGCGCGGGTTCCGCGTCGAGAGGCGCGCCCCGGGCTCGCTGTGCCTCTACTGGCAGCGCGCCGAGCTCGTATCCGTCTCGGCGTGGCGGTGCTGA
- the LOC100839227 gene encoding NADH dehydrogenase [ubiquinone] 1 beta subcomplex subunit 8, mitochondrial, which produces MAGRLTAMGSRVLGGHGAAARAAASALRHRAGMGLPAGRHIVPDKPLPTNDELVWDNGTPFPEPCVDRLAPHIGKYEALAWLCGGLSFFAALGLAAVANDKASKIPFTPKIYPYDNLRVELGDRQ; this is translated from the exons ATGGCAGGGAGGCTGACCGCGATGGGGTCCCGCGTCCTtggcggccacggcgccgccgcacgcgccgCAGCGTCCGCGCTGCGGCACCGCGCCGGCATGGGCCTCCCCGCCGGCAGGCACATCGTTCCCGACAAGCCC CTGCCGACGAACGACGAGCTGGTGTGGGACAACGGAACGCCCTTCCCGGAGCCCTGCGTCGATCGCCTCGCCCCGCACATCGGCAAG TATGAGGCGCTGGCGTGGCTGTGCGGAGGGCTGAGCTTCTTCGCGGCTCTCGGCCTGGCTGCCGTTGCGAACGACAAGGCCTCCAAGATACCATTT ACTCCAAAAATCTACCCTTACGACAATTTGAGAGTGGAACTTGGTGATAGACAATGA
- the LOC100822556 gene encoding putative lipid-binding protein AIR1, which translates to MAAAGKTSSTALAALALTVSLFLLSFAAPSEAAACGKSSPATVPAAVPSGGRGGKCPVNALKLGVCADVLGGLASLLVGDSPAAAASSGSGKKKPCCELVAGLADVDAAVCLCTAVKARVLGVVELYLPVQLRLVNQCGKKIPDGFRCSSYIIDRVRP; encoded by the coding sequence atggcggcggcgggcaaaACCAGCAGCACCGCATTGGCAGCCCTGGCTCTAACGGTgagcctcttcctcctctccttcgccgccccctcggaggcggcggcctgcGGCAAGAGCTCGCCAGCGACGGTGCCGGCGGCCGTGCcaagcggcggccgcggcgggaaGTGCCCGGTGAACGCGCTGAAGCTCGGGGTGTGCGCGGACGTGCTGGGCGGGCTGGCGAGCCTGCTGGTGGGGGactccccggcggcggcggcgtcgtccGGAAGTGGAAAGAAGAAGCCGTGCTGCGAGCTCGTCGCTGGCCTCGCCGACGTGGACGCCGCCGTGTGCCTCTGCACCGCCGTGAAGGCCCGCGTGCTCGGCGTCGTGGAACTCTACCTCCCCGTCCAGCTCCGCCTCGTCAACCAGTGCGGCAAGAAGATCCCGGATGGGTTCCGGTGCTCCAGCTATATAATTGACCGAGTCCGTCCGTAA
- the LOC100823177 gene encoding pEARLI1-like lipid transfer protein 3, whose product MAPRGLLALFLVVNLLSSSALAHYWHWHWHHGHHHGCREWEESCEPPSTWTDPRTPPPPSTPTTPPPPPSTPTTPPPPPTGIVPPPQAPGTPTTPPPPPPTGVVPPPPPPTSGGGGSSNGTCPVNTLRLAVCASVLNLLRLNVGVPPEDELCCPRLGALVDLDAAVCLCLAIRASILGVVVNVNADIGRLLTFCGKDGGGFVCSST is encoded by the coding sequence ATGGCGCCACGCGGGCTTCTCGCCTTGTTCCTCGTCGTGaacctcctctcctcctccgccctcgcCCACTACTGGCACTGGCACTGGCACCACGGCCATCACCATGGCTGCAGGGAGTGGGAGGAGTCCTGCGAACCACCATCGACCTGGACTGATCCAAGGACCCCGCCACCACCGAGCACTCCCAcgacgcctcctcctcctccgagcACCCCCACGACGCCCCCTCCGCCTCCTACAGGCATCGTCCCGCCTCCTCAGGCTCCGGGCACCCCCAcgacgcctcctccgccgcctcctacAGGCGTCgtcccgccgcctccgccgccgacgagcggcggcggcggcagcagcaacggGACGTGCCCGGTGAACACGCTGAGGCTGGCGGTGTGCGCGAGCGTGCTGAACCTGCTCCGGCTGAACGTGGGCGTGCCGCCGGAGGACGAGCTGTGCTGCCCGCGGCTGGGGGCGCTCGTggacctcgacgccgccgtctgccTCTGCCTCGCCATCAGGGCCAGCAtcctcggcgtcgtcgtcAACGTCAACGCCGACATCGGCCGCCTCCTCACCTTCTGCGgcaaggacggcggcggcttcgtctGCTCCTCTACTTGA